Proteins from a genomic interval of Alteromonas stellipolaris:
- a CDS encoding antitoxin Xre-like helix-turn-helix domain-containing protein: protein MTTTANTLERFDSAQVAQTSLKAFFNICEKWKLSTDEIIRLLGEPSRATFFKWKRGEVTKLSPDQLTRISIVLGVYKALRLLFPTAEQAHAWINKPNSHFGGRPAKDQFCQGSMLTMLDLRRYLDAVRG from the coding sequence ATGACAACAACAGCGAATACCCTCGAAAGATTTGATAGTGCTCAAGTGGCTCAAACCAGCTTGAAAGCGTTTTTCAATATCTGCGAGAAGTGGAAATTAAGTACCGATGAAATCATTCGATTACTGGGGGAGCCTAGCAGAGCGACGTTTTTCAAATGGAAACGTGGTGAAGTTACCAAGCTTTCTCCGGATCAGCTTACCCGTATTTCTATCGTCTTAGGTGTCTATAAAGCTCTGCGTTTATTGTTCCCCACTGCGGAACAGGCGCATGCTTGGATAAACAAGCCTAATTCCCACTTTGGTGGCCGACCTGCTAAAGATCAGTTTTGCCAAGGTAGCATGCTTACTATGCTTGATTTACGCCGCTATCTAGATGCTGTTCGGGGATAG
- a CDS encoding phosphoadenosine phosphosulfate reductase domain-containing protein, with amino-acid sequence MYNADMFDFSGSNLNAESVSFREELIRHYAKEHNTIFFCNHSAGKDSQAMYHTIKRLVRPDQIVVVHANLGRVEHEEVIEHIEATVDGLPVNVVQNKVKDFIGMVLLRGMFPSPQYRQCTSDLKTGPLDVFIRRVMKERGAKVAFNCIGLRAEESRQRAMKNPLWINKRLTLKPNKKGVVARTVFDWMPIFSLKTDEVFDTIYNAGQTPHPAYGERGEKYSRLSCRFCIMGCKQDIAHGAQTYPDHYAQIIALENVTGHTMFCRKVKGETVPYSLAEKAGIAPDLNAVRMHEAALIAERETLIAQKAERDEEKALARQARAADSAKRANRKRDGLTADMFG; translated from the coding sequence ATGTATAACGCTGATATGTTTGATTTTTCAGGTAGCAACCTCAACGCTGAATCTGTGAGCTTCAGAGAAGAACTGATCCGCCACTATGCAAAAGAGCACAACACAATATTTTTCTGTAACCACAGTGCTGGTAAAGACTCACAAGCGATGTACCACACCATCAAACGTCTAGTAAGACCTGACCAAATCGTCGTTGTTCACGCTAACCTAGGCCGTGTGGAGCATGAAGAGGTTATCGAACACATCGAAGCCACCGTGGATGGCTTGCCCGTTAATGTCGTTCAAAACAAAGTGAAAGACTTCATTGGCATGGTATTGCTTAGAGGTATGTTCCCTTCACCACAATACCGCCAGTGCACCAGCGACTTAAAGACTGGCCCACTCGATGTCTTCATTCGTAGAGTAATGAAAGAGCGTGGCGCGAAAGTGGCTTTTAACTGTATTGGATTAAGAGCCGAAGAATCTCGCCAACGTGCGATGAAAAACCCTCTATGGATAAACAAGCGCCTTACCCTAAAGCCAAACAAAAAAGGTGTAGTCGCTAGAACCGTGTTTGATTGGATGCCGATTTTCTCTCTTAAGACGGATGAAGTGTTCGATACCATTTATAACGCAGGTCAAACACCTCACCCTGCTTACGGTGAACGTGGCGAGAAGTACAGCCGGTTAAGTTGCCGCTTTTGTATCATGGGGTGCAAGCAAGATATCGCACATGGGGCGCAAACATACCCAGACCACTACGCACAAATCATTGCTCTGGAAAACGTTACTGGCCACACCATGTTTTGTCGCAAAGTAAAAGGTGAAACCGTGCCCTATAGCTTGGCTGAAAAAGCAGGGATAGCACCAGACCTTAACGCAGTGAGAATGCATGAAGCTGCGCTTATCGCAGAGCGTGAAACGCTGATTGCACAGAAGGCCGAGCGTGACGAAGAGAAAGCCTTGGCAAGACAGGCAAGAGCCGCTGACAGTGCCAAGCGCGCTAATCGTAAACGGGATGGACTCACCGCAGACATGTTTGGGTAG
- a CDS encoding RES family NAD+ phosphorylase: MNTITPTWANKAHRLIPSHFPPISLFEDVASEDEFEILYAVESLTNDRLLEELGQLTLVAPEDRIYGQGSTPVMAAFTHIGMPSRFTNGQYGVYYCGSTLDVAIAETRYHRELFLATTQEPDTEITMREYINEVVLPVADIRGSNFDNLHQPNSYDASQAFAKQQLLEGANGLLYRSVRLAGGECCAIFKPKALSCATQGCHLRYVWNGNAQRITDVLEVRMHT, translated from the coding sequence TTGAATACTATTACTCCTACTTGGGCGAATAAGGCTCACCGCCTTATTCCCTCGCACTTCCCGCCTATCAGCTTGTTTGAAGATGTGGCCAGTGAGGATGAGTTTGAAATTCTCTATGCCGTTGAAAGTCTAACTAACGATAGGTTATTAGAGGAACTAGGCCAACTCACGCTAGTTGCACCAGAGGACCGGATTTATGGTCAAGGTAGCACCCCCGTAATGGCGGCGTTTACGCATATCGGAATGCCCAGTAGATTTACCAATGGTCAGTATGGTGTGTACTACTGCGGCAGCACACTTGATGTGGCAATTGCTGAAACGCGTTACCACCGTGAATTGTTTCTGGCCACGACCCAAGAGCCCGACACTGAAATCACGATGCGGGAATACATCAATGAGGTGGTGTTACCGGTTGCTGATATCAGAGGCAGTAACTTTGACAACCTGCACCAACCAAATAGTTATGATGCGTCTCAAGCGTTCGCTAAACAACAACTTCTCGAAGGGGCGAATGGTTTACTCTATCGTAGCGTGAGACTCGCTGGTGGTGAATGCTGTGCCATCTTCAAACCAAAAGCATTATCTTGCGCGACACAAGGTTGCCACCTTCGCTATGTATGGAATGGTAATGCGCAACGGATTACTGATGTATTAGAAGTTCGGATGCACACCTAA